In Desulfotignum phosphitoxidans DSM 13687, a single window of DNA contains:
- a CDS encoding lipoate--protein ligase family protein, producing MTAAENMAMDETLLELKGQGKSPNTIRFLQFSPRAVLVGFHQAVSEEIRSSYCRVNNIDVNRRITGGGAIFFDENQMGWEVFCDKAFFNIAIPNAHLFKSLCDPVVMALAMLGIDARFRPRNDIEVNGRKISGTGGTDSDNAFMFQGTMLVDFDVDTMLRSLQIPVEKLKAKEIDSVKDRVTCLRWELGSVPSLAGIKQAIKTGFEISLDIKLEPGDLTAEEQKRYQEKLPHFQSSRWIENVKPYYQKREAVQATYKAPAGMVRFTLVVNLPQKRLKDIYITGDFLTFPGSALYDLEAELRGVSLDREVLHKIIRTFFDQERIRIPGLPFKDFVKPLDLCLEKVAITKYGIPLAHCNMISVANGSFEEVIQQQPSVLLLPYCAKLTTCDLRYKKGCKICKEAGCSIGPAWSMGRDKKMRVISIVSFEDLWNELMQMKKAGVRSYIGCCCQPFFAKHVDDFKKSGVPGILLDIDNTTCYDLDRAKEAYAGKFESQTTVNLGLLETVLNAAACIDTETRENHEGQ from the coding sequence ATGACAGCGGCTGAGAATATGGCCATGGATGAGACCCTGCTGGAACTGAAAGGCCAGGGGAAAAGCCCGAACACTATTCGTTTTTTGCAGTTCTCGCCAAGGGCAGTGTTAGTGGGATTTCACCAGGCTGTTTCCGAAGAGATCCGCAGTAGTTATTGTCGGGTAAATAATATTGATGTAAACCGGCGTATCACAGGTGGCGGGGCCATTTTTTTTGATGAAAACCAAATGGGCTGGGAAGTGTTTTGTGACAAGGCTTTTTTTAATATCGCGATTCCCAACGCCCATCTTTTCAAATCCCTTTGTGACCCTGTGGTCATGGCCCTTGCCATGTTGGGCATTGACGCCAGATTCAGGCCGCGTAACGACATCGAGGTCAATGGGCGTAAAATTTCGGGCACTGGCGGAACCGATTCAGACAATGCCTTTATGTTCCAGGGCACGATGTTGGTGGATTTTGATGTAGATACAATGCTCAGGTCACTTCAGATTCCGGTAGAAAAGCTCAAAGCCAAAGAAATCGATTCCGTTAAGGACCGGGTCACCTGCCTGAGATGGGAGTTAGGTTCTGTTCCGTCCCTTGCTGGCATTAAACAGGCCATTAAAACAGGGTTTGAAATCAGCCTTGACATCAAGCTCGAACCAGGTGATTTGACTGCAGAAGAGCAAAAACGTTACCAGGAGAAGTTGCCCCATTTTCAATCCTCCCGCTGGATCGAGAACGTCAAGCCTTATTATCAAAAACGAGAAGCTGTGCAGGCAACTTACAAGGCACCAGCAGGAATGGTGCGCTTTACCCTGGTGGTCAACCTGCCGCAAAAGCGGTTGAAAGATATATATATTACCGGTGATTTCTTAACCTTCCCCGGCAGTGCCCTCTATGATCTGGAAGCGGAACTCAGGGGCGTATCCCTTGATCGGGAGGTCCTGCATAAAATTATCCGCACTTTTTTTGATCAGGAACGTATTCGAATTCCTGGATTGCCCTTTAAGGATTTTGTCAAACCCTTGGATCTGTGTCTTGAAAAGGTTGCCATTACGAAATACGGCATTCCTCTGGCTCATTGCAATATGATTTCTGTTGCCAACGGGTCATTTGAAGAGGTGATTCAACAGCAACCGTCAGTGCTGCTGCTGCCCTATTGTGCGAAACTGACCACATGTGATTTAAGATACAAAAAAGGATGTAAAATCTGCAAAGAAGCCGGGTGTTCCATTGGACCCGCCTGGTCCATGGGGCGTGACAAAAAGATGAGGGTTATCAGCATTGTCAGCTTTGAAGATCTCTGGAATGAATTAATGCAGATGAAAAAGGCCGGAGTGCGGTCCTATATCGGCTGCTGCTGTCAGCCCTTTTTCGCAAAACACGTGGATGATTTCAAGAAATCCGGCGTCCCCGGGATCTTATTGGATATCGACAATACGACCTGTTACGATCTCGACAGGGCCAAAGAAGCCTATGCCGGAAAATTTGAAAGCCAGACCACGGTGAATCTGGGGCTGCTGGAGACAGTGCTGAACGCTGCTGCCTGTATTGACACCGAAACAAGAGAGAACCATGAGGGCCAGTGA
- a CDS encoding geranylgeranyl reductase family protein: MRASDCDILVVGAGPAGSSAAFAAARKGANVLLVERRQQVGVPVQCAEYIPAVLKGQLELKGDCVVQKIGSMHTLIPGQPVKKTVAPGFIIRRDVFDQDLASAARKAGAKIRCATKAAALLPNGNVILSPKNRPAFVVHPKVIIGADGPRSTVGRWAGSVNRHLLPAVQITLLLKAPMTHTEIYFDREITAGYGWLFPKGKMANVGIGMVRPSGGQPSIRKVLDNFIQRLKLDGKIDGAPVTLTAGWIPAEPVRNTVTGNILLVGDAAGHTHPITGAGIFTAVTCGRMAGKCAFAAVAANDVAILKDYDHGWQDLFGDTQARAHLRRKQMEAGWSRFDKIVKQCWVAYREYYDESVY, encoded by the coding sequence ATGAGGGCCAGTGACTGTGATATTTTGGTAGTTGGTGCCGGACCTGCCGGTTCCAGTGCCGCATTTGCTGCCGCCCGTAAAGGTGCAAACGTGCTGCTTGTAGAGAGACGGCAGCAGGTGGGCGTTCCGGTGCAGTGCGCCGAATATATCCCTGCCGTGCTCAAAGGGCAATTGGAACTGAAAGGTGACTGCGTCGTTCAAAAGATAGGGAGCATGCATACCCTGATACCCGGGCAGCCGGTAAAAAAAACAGTTGCTCCGGGGTTTATCATCCGGCGGGACGTGTTTGATCAGGACCTGGCTTCCGCCGCCCGGAAAGCCGGAGCAAAAATCAGGTGTGCCACCAAGGCTGCGGCACTGCTTCCGAATGGCAACGTGATATTGTCACCTAAAAATAGACCGGCTTTTGTAGTTCATCCCAAGGTGATCATCGGTGCGGACGGCCCAAGATCTACGGTTGGGCGCTGGGCCGGATCTGTAAACCGTCACCTGCTGCCCGCTGTACAGATTACACTGCTTTTGAAAGCACCCATGACACACACGGAAATCTATTTTGATCGTGAAATCACCGCCGGATATGGATGGCTGTTTCCAAAGGGAAAAATGGCCAATGTGGGGATCGGCATGGTGAGGCCCTCCGGCGGCCAGCCCTCTATTCGAAAAGTATTGGATAATTTTATCCAGCGGCTCAAACTCGATGGTAAGATCGATGGCGCACCTGTGACCCTTACCGCCGGTTGGATACCGGCAGAGCCCGTGCGCAACACCGTAACCGGTAACATTCTGCTGGTTGGGGATGCAGCCGGACATACCCATCCGATTACCGGTGCCGGCATATTCACGGCTGTGACCTGTGGCAGGATGGCCGGCAAATGTGCTTTTGCGGCAGTTGCGGCAAATGACGTGGCAATTTTAAAGGACTATGACCATGGATGGCAGGATCTGTTTGGAGATACCCAGGCACGGGCGCATCTTCGTCGAAAACAGATGGAAGCCGGGTGGAGCAGGTTCGATAAAATTGTAAAACAATGCTGGGTGGCATACCGGGAGTATTATGATGAGTCTGTTTATTGA
- a CDS encoding radical SAM protein, with translation MFVQNGITGKYPAASITGNKCAFKCDHCQGKILASMRQATSPEKLVAVCLELSAMGNYGVLLSGGCDASGHLPWDRFIQAIKEIKQRTDLLVSIHSGLIDEPEALCLKRAGVDQVLIDVIGDDETLKRMYHAPFGVSRIYDTMAAVQKVGLPMIPHIVCGLNYGQIKGEKQAIEMVADFTVEQLVIVSLMPIPGTPVWGSTPPTAEAVADLIAEARISLPATRISLGCARRRGNPQLETLAIDAGVNSMALPSDEAVARAKSYGIDIYYQKTCCSVTQALFESGW, from the coding sequence ATGTTTGTTCAGAATGGGATAACCGGTAAATACCCGGCTGCCTCTATAACCGGTAATAAATGCGCCTTTAAGTGCGATCATTGTCAGGGTAAAATATTAGCTTCCATGCGGCAGGCAACCTCGCCTGAAAAACTGGTGGCAGTGTGTCTGGAGCTTTCAGCCATGGGGAATTACGGTGTCCTTCTCAGCGGGGGCTGTGACGCTTCCGGACATTTGCCGTGGGATAGATTTATCCAGGCTATCAAGGAAATAAAGCAGCGTACAGACCTGTTGGTTTCCATTCACAGCGGCTTGATTGATGAACCGGAAGCCCTTTGTTTGAAACGGGCCGGTGTGGACCAGGTGCTCATTGATGTGATCGGTGATGATGAGACGTTGAAAAGAATGTACCATGCCCCTTTTGGCGTAAGCCGCATCTACGATACTATGGCCGCTGTTCAGAAGGTCGGACTACCCATGATACCCCATATTGTTTGTGGACTGAACTACGGGCAAATCAAGGGAGAAAAACAGGCCATTGAAATGGTCGCTGATTTCACAGTCGAACAATTGGTAATCGTCTCTCTTATGCCTATCCCCGGCACACCGGTATGGGGGAGCACTCCTCCAACAGCTGAGGCGGTGGCCGACCTTATCGCCGAGGCACGGATCAGTCTGCCGGCCACCCGGATCAGCTTAGGCTGTGCCCGTCGGCGCGGCAATCCTCAACTGGAAACCCTGGCCATTGATGCCGGTGTGAATAGTATGGCCCTGCCATCGGATGAGGCCGTTGCCAGGGCCAAAAGCTATGGCATTGATATTTATTACCAGAAAACCTGTTGCTCGGTAACCCAGGCGCTTTTTGAATCCGGCTGGTAA
- a CDS encoding HAD-IA family hydrolase, whose protein sequence is MKKITTVFFDAGNTFLSPCKSVGKIYAQLAKEKGYLFSSETIDAKIPDAWDKYFHIKSDRNFKCSDEILIRDWKQFVRDVLPGNMLEEDFKELFSHIYTRLGGAEFYTLAVGFEDTLHTLKKMGVHVGIISNWDSRLPGILKALNLYSLFDTTTISYEAGVEKPNTKIFKIACQRANVKPENAIIIGDSIAHDVEASESIGMTGILYNGKSLKLNWRGPTLHSWEQPDILLAFFRQQN, encoded by the coding sequence ATGAAAAAGATAACAACGGTTTTCTTTGATGCAGGCAATACGTTTCTATCGCCTTGCAAGTCTGTGGGGAAAATTTACGCCCAACTTGCAAAGGAAAAAGGATATCTATTTTCATCTGAAACCATTGATGCAAAGATCCCGGACGCTTGGGACAAATATTTTCACATAAAAAGTGACCGGAATTTTAAGTGTTCTGATGAAATTCTTATTAGAGACTGGAAACAATTTGTTCGGGATGTGTTGCCTGGGAATATGCTGGAAGAAGACTTTAAAGAGCTTTTTTCCCATATTTATACACGATTGGGTGGAGCAGAGTTTTACACACTTGCCGTTGGGTTTGAAGATACATTACATACACTAAAAAAAATGGGTGTTCATGTAGGGATTATTTCAAATTGGGACAGTCGGTTGCCTGGCATATTGAAGGCTTTGAACCTGTATTCACTATTTGATACAACAACAATATCTTATGAGGCCGGTGTTGAAAAACCAAATACGAAAATATTTAAAATTGCCTGTCAAAGAGCCAATGTGAAGCCGGAGAATGCGATAATTATCGGCGACTCTATTGCCCACGATGTTGAAGCCTCCGAGTCTATCGGTATGACAGGAATACTGTATAATGGAAAATCACTGAAATTAAATTGGCGCGGCCCAACACTTCATTCATGGGAACAGCCGGACATACTTCTTGCATTTTTCCGACAACAAAATTGA
- a CDS encoding aldehyde ferredoxin oxidoreductase family protein: MGKLLRINTREKTLNFEKTTDAYAGLGGRALTSKLILDEVPATCHPLGKANKLIFAPGILAGSPAADSGRLSAGAKSPLTGGIKESNAGGLVSQKLARLGITAIILEDKPETSDFSLIVIDKDGIRILPADDLVGKGNYAVMETLWEKYGKNVGVLSIGQAGEQCLKGASIQQADMNGRPGRAHGRGGLGAVMGAKKIKAIVVDDKGASRVEIKDKEAFKAANKKWVEMLRKHPVTGEGLPALGTAVLVNVINEAGAFPTKNFRSGQFEHAQDISGEKMAEIIEKRGGVISEPCHPGCVIKCSNVYNNKEGKYLTSGFEYETIWAFGAHTTIKELDDIAMLDRLCDDFGLDTIEMGVTLGVAMDGGMIPWGDGKAAIDLLSKIGQYASEGKIIGNGAGFTGDALGLDRIPIVKNQALPAYDPRSVKGVGVTYATTPMGADHTAGYGVTANILSVGGTIDPHKKEGNIELSQGLQIATAAVDAAGLCLFVAFAVLDNDDGLPTICEMLNAQYGLSLAPADVLELGKSILNNEKEFNRKAGFTKIDDRLPEMFYEKLPPHDTQWDFTSEELSKTLNF, encoded by the coding sequence ATGGGGAAATTATTAAGGATTAACACAAGAGAAAAAACACTAAATTTTGAAAAAACTACTGATGCCTATGCAGGCCTTGGGGGGCGTGCGCTGACATCTAAATTGATTTTGGATGAAGTACCTGCCACTTGTCATCCGCTTGGAAAAGCAAACAAACTGATTTTTGCTCCGGGTATACTTGCAGGGTCTCCCGCAGCAGATTCAGGACGGCTTTCGGCAGGAGCCAAATCCCCATTGACCGGGGGAATAAAAGAGAGTAACGCGGGTGGTCTTGTTTCACAAAAACTTGCCAGACTAGGTATAACAGCCATTATTTTAGAAGACAAGCCGGAAACATCAGATTTCAGTCTCATCGTCATCGACAAAGATGGAATTAGAATCCTTCCTGCTGATGATCTTGTCGGGAAGGGCAATTATGCAGTCATGGAAACCTTGTGGGAAAAATATGGTAAGAATGTCGGTGTCCTCAGTATCGGACAGGCTGGAGAGCAATGTCTGAAAGGTGCAAGTATCCAACAGGCAGACATGAACGGACGACCGGGGCGAGCACATGGGCGAGGCGGTCTGGGTGCTGTTATGGGGGCAAAGAAAATCAAAGCCATCGTGGTAGATGACAAAGGTGCTTCCCGTGTCGAAATCAAAGATAAAGAAGCCTTTAAGGCGGCTAATAAAAAATGGGTGGAAATGTTAAGAAAGCACCCGGTGACAGGAGAGGGCCTGCCGGCTCTTGGTACCGCAGTACTGGTTAATGTCATCAATGAAGCCGGTGCGTTTCCCACCAAGAACTTCAGATCCGGACAGTTTGAGCATGCCCAAGACATCAGTGGCGAGAAAATGGCTGAAATTATTGAAAAAAGAGGGGGTGTCATCTCAGAACCCTGCCATCCGGGTTGTGTGATCAAATGCTCTAATGTTTACAATAACAAAGAAGGCAAATACCTCACTAGCGGATTCGAATATGAAACTATCTGGGCATTTGGTGCGCATACGACAATCAAAGAATTAGATGATATTGCCATGCTGGACCGGCTGTGTGATGATTTTGGTCTCGATACTATAGAAATGGGGGTGACCTTAGGGGTCGCGATGGACGGTGGTATGATTCCATGGGGGGACGGTAAGGCGGCAATAGATCTTCTGTCTAAAATCGGTCAATATGCCTCTGAAGGCAAAATTATCGGTAACGGTGCCGGGTTCACGGGCGACGCATTAGGTTTAGACCGGATACCTATCGTTAAAAACCAGGCACTTCCAGCCTACGATCCAAGATCGGTTAAAGGAGTCGGAGTGACCTATGCGACAACCCCCATGGGCGCGGACCACACCGCAGGTTACGGCGTTACGGCAAATATCCTGAGTGTGGGAGGCACCATCGATCCCCATAAAAAAGAAGGCAATATAGAACTGTCACAGGGGCTTCAGATTGCAACTGCCGCGGTTGATGCCGCGGGTTTATGCCTTTTTGTTGCATTTGCCGTTCTTGACAATGATGACGGGCTTCCCACCATTTGTGAAATGCTCAATGCACAATATGGGCTTTCCCTGGCACCTGCAGATGTTCTTGAACTGGGCAAATCAATTCTGAATAATGAAAAGGAATTTAACAGAAAAGCCGGGTTCACAAAAATTGATGATCGGTTACCGGAAATGTTTTATGAAAAACTTCCTCCCCATGATACCCAATGGGATTTTACAAGCGAGGAGTTGTCGAAAACGCTTAACTTTTAA
- a CDS encoding radical SAM protein, with protein MTLGFKKGLFYRNAKLHCINLLLTYSDGCAARCAYCGLSCRRSGKYQDKSFIRVTWPTYQTSEIIQRIGGHQGRVKRICISQVTNKRSISDTLTICRQLRSGFDIPVSVLISPTIVTREDLKEIKAAGADKIGVAIDLATPNLFDRYRGSGVKGPHCWETYLDRLEQAIEIFGVRHAGSHFVTGMGETEKQMVNIIQLVQDMGGWTHLFSFYPEPGSGMCDYPMPALDHYRRIQLARFIMDEKLGRAENFAFNEKSEIVDFGITRQLLEHVIDSGEPFRTSGCEGYDGEVACNRPFANSRPGPEMRNYPFKPNRDDIKMIREQLKIKEFC; from the coding sequence ATGACCCTGGGATTTAAAAAAGGCCTATTTTATAGGAATGCCAAACTTCACTGTATAAACCTGCTCCTAACATATAGTGACGGCTGCGCAGCGCGCTGTGCCTACTGCGGTTTGTCCTGCAGGCGATCCGGGAAGTATCAAGACAAAAGCTTTATCCGCGTAACCTGGCCGACTTATCAGACATCCGAGATCATCCAACGGATTGGCGGTCACCAGGGGCGTGTCAAAAGAATCTGCATCTCACAGGTGACCAACAAACGGTCCATCAGTGATACATTAACCATTTGCAGGCAATTGCGATCCGGTTTTGATATTCCGGTGTCCGTATTAATTTCTCCAACCATCGTCACCCGGGAAGATTTAAAGGAAATTAAAGCCGCAGGGGCAGATAAAATCGGCGTGGCCATCGATCTTGCCACACCGAATCTGTTCGACCGGTATCGCGGCAGCGGAGTGAAGGGGCCGCACTGCTGGGAAACTTACCTGGATCGCCTGGAACAGGCCATTGAAATATTCGGAGTCCGCCATGCCGGCTCCCATTTTGTAACCGGCATGGGGGAGACCGAAAAACAGATGGTGAACATCATCCAGCTGGTTCAGGATATGGGGGGATGGACCCATCTGTTTTCCTTCTACCCGGAACCCGGTTCAGGCATGTGTGATTATCCGATGCCGGCCCTGGACCATTACCGTCGTATCCAGCTGGCCCGGTTTATTATGGACGAAAAATTGGGCCGTGCTGAAAATTTTGCTTTTAATGAAAAAAGTGAAATCGTGGATTTTGGTATAACCCGTCAACTGCTGGAGCATGTTATAGATTCTGGTGAGCCCTTCCGTACCAGCGGGTGTGAGGGATATGACGGAGAAGTGGCCTGCAACAGACCGTTTGCCAATTCCAGACCCGGCCCGGAAATGCGAAATTATCCGTTTAAACCAAATAGGGACGACATAAAAATGATTCGAGAACAGCTGAAAATTAAAGAATTTTGTTAA
- a CDS encoding sigma-54-dependent Fis family transcriptional regulator, with translation MMYILSRKNNRFYFVESEACSTPDALIKSIFSPKWYGATWQRITKVEKETWAEFLKTGKVTDPNFNQKVLQSWMRSRQAEIDPHTGGVGRDFLSLTKLESRNEKLIIQAEQVLDTLYQCLRGSGFMIVLIGKNGHILRSMGELESLRRAEKFNFGPGAHWTEEAVGTNGIGTSLAFGQPAQVTGPEHYCECQQPWTCSSAPIRTGSGEIIGFVDISGPRERASEHQLGMVVAAAHAIEDRIVLEESYDQLNDTNQYLEAILNSVSEGIVAVNAKGVVTSLNKKAAKTLRLHPREVIGQSLIASVSSQGESKNFFKTRSAGMIKEEVQVKVPSGKGIFSAKANPVISKGKNNLGYVLTLKPKNRSYFLSDKPSAMKASYRFSDIIGDSDSIRQTIKKAKMVAPGKSTIVLLGESGTGKELFAQAIHSASDCCSGPFIPVNCGAIPKELIQSELFGYVDGAFTGAKRGGSIGKFEAANGGTLFLDEISEMPLEMQINLLRVLEEKAITPVGGKKVIHLNVRIIAATNKSLFEEMSKGLFREDLYYRLNVINIVLPSLKSRKGDIGLLTRYWVDKLSRKAGRDVKKIEPDVLHWLENHHWPGNVRELVNVLESAVNFILGDTFAVRHLPAYIRKKQLEKPHIGQKDIIPLHRLEKENIKKAIQFYDGNITQAAKALGIGRNTLYDKMRKYGIK, from the coding sequence ATGATGTATATTCTCAGTCGTAAGAATAATAGATTTTATTTCGTGGAAAGTGAAGCATGCAGTACGCCTGATGCATTAATCAAATCAATTTTCAGCCCCAAGTGGTACGGTGCCACCTGGCAAAGAATTACCAAGGTGGAAAAAGAAACCTGGGCTGAATTTTTGAAAACCGGAAAGGTCACGGATCCCAATTTCAACCAAAAAGTCCTGCAATCCTGGATGCGAAGCCGGCAGGCGGAAATCGATCCTCATACGGGGGGGGTCGGTAGAGACTTCCTTTCTTTAACAAAACTTGAAAGCAGAAATGAAAAACTCATTATCCAGGCAGAACAGGTACTGGATACGCTTTATCAGTGTCTCCGGGGATCAGGATTTATGATTGTTTTGATCGGAAAAAATGGTCACATTCTCAGAAGCATGGGTGAACTGGAATCATTGAGACGGGCAGAGAAATTTAATTTTGGTCCCGGCGCTCACTGGACAGAAGAAGCAGTTGGCACTAACGGTATCGGAACCTCACTTGCATTTGGTCAGCCTGCTCAGGTCACAGGGCCGGAGCATTATTGTGAATGTCAGCAACCTTGGACCTGCTCAAGCGCACCTATCAGGACAGGCAGCGGAGAGATAATCGGCTTTGTTGACATATCCGGTCCACGGGAACGGGCCTCTGAGCATCAGCTGGGAATGGTTGTTGCAGCTGCCCATGCCATTGAGGATCGGATTGTATTAGAAGAATCATACGATCAACTTAATGATACGAATCAATATCTGGAAGCCATATTAAATTCTGTTTCAGAGGGGATTGTTGCCGTAAATGCAAAAGGTGTCGTTACAAGTCTTAATAAGAAGGCAGCCAAAACCCTTCGCCTCCATCCCCGCGAAGTGATCGGGCAATCGTTAATTGCATCTGTTTCAAGCCAAGGCGAATCAAAGAATTTTTTCAAGACCAGATCGGCCGGTATGATTAAAGAAGAGGTTCAGGTCAAAGTTCCTTCGGGAAAGGGGATTTTCAGTGCAAAAGCGAATCCCGTTATTTCTAAAGGGAAAAATAATCTGGGTTATGTTTTAACATTGAAACCTAAAAATAGATCTTATTTTTTAAGTGATAAACCATCGGCAATGAAAGCCAGCTATCGATTTTCTGACATTATTGGAGATAGTGATAGCATCCGTCAAACCATAAAAAAAGCCAAAATGGTTGCTCCCGGAAAGTCCACCATTGTTCTTTTAGGTGAAAGCGGCACAGGTAAAGAGCTTTTTGCCCAGGCGATTCATAGTGCAAGTGATTGCTGTAGCGGCCCGTTTATACCGGTTAATTGTGGTGCCATCCCTAAAGAGTTAATCCAGAGCGAATTGTTTGGTTATGTTGACGGTGCCTTTACCGGTGCCAAACGGGGCGGTAGCATTGGTAAATTTGAAGCGGCGAATGGCGGGACCCTGTTCCTTGACGAAATAAGTGAAATGCCATTAGAAATGCAAATAAATTTATTGCGGGTGCTGGAAGAAAAAGCGATCACCCCTGTAGGGGGCAAAAAAGTTATACACCTTAATGTCCGCATTATCGCCGCAACCAACAAAAGCCTTTTTGAAGAAATGAGTAAAGGACTTTTCAGAGAAGATCTATATTACAGGCTGAACGTCATCAACATTGTACTTCCTTCCTTAAAATCCAGAAAGGGGGACATTGGTCTTTTAACACGGTACTGGGTTGATAAATTATCCCGAAAAGCGGGGCGGGATGTCAAAAAGATAGAACCCGATGTGCTACATTGGCTTGAAAATCATCATTGGCCGGGAAACGTGCGTGAATTGGTTAATGTATTGGAGAGTGCTGTAAATTTTATTTTAGGAGATACATTTGCCGTAAGACACTTACCGGCCTATATAAGAAAAAAACAGCTTGAAAAACCACATATTGGCCAAAAAGATATCATACCATTGCACAGGTTGGAAAAAGAAAATATAAAAAAGGCTATTCAGTTTTATGACGGTAACATAACGCAGGCTGCCAAAGCCTTGGGTATAGGCCGAAACACGCTGTATGACAAAATGAGAAAGTATGGGATAAAATGA
- a CDS encoding (Fe-S)-binding protein, whose protein sequence is MAQTDYTITQILQMDACTGCSMCADVCPAALAAKNGRLSGVWRLNELRRIMQTRSGFWQKFFRRQAMPQEQLTTFGDTVFACTLCGRCQQVCPSGIQLKDLWVSLRQDLVHCRAYPKKVDMIAENLAESRNVFDEDNEERAEWVEDIPDAPAHGHIKDRADVVYFTGCVSAYFPMAQNIPMAVVNIFDAAKVDFTLLGGEEWCCGFPLLGAGLRDQAKELIDHNLEAVRAKGAQKVVFSCPSCYQMWHEHYPREFELYHITKFVNQLITSGQLAFNDLSLKVTYHDPCDLGRGSREYQAPRQIIRAIPGIELVEMTNNRENCLCCGGGGNLEMIDTGLSSQIAQAKIKEALQTGAQAIVTSCQQCVRTMTTYTRRNKIDIEIMDITQLLQKAIAQKE, encoded by the coding sequence ATGGCACAGACGGATTATACTATCACACAAATTTTGCAGATGGATGCCTGCACCGGATGCAGTATGTGTGCCGATGTGTGTCCGGCGGCACTGGCTGCAAAGAATGGGCGCCTGTCAGGTGTCTGGCGCCTGAATGAACTGCGCCGTATTATGCAGACACGTTCCGGATTCTGGCAGAAGTTTTTCCGCAGACAGGCTATGCCTCAGGAACAGTTAACAACTTTTGGCGATACCGTGTTTGCCTGCACACTTTGCGGCAGGTGTCAGCAGGTATGTCCGTCAGGTATTCAGCTCAAGGATCTGTGGGTGTCCCTGCGGCAGGATCTGGTTCACTGCCGTGCCTATCCCAAAAAAGTGGATATGATTGCCGAGAATTTAGCCGAAAGCCGTAACGTTTTTGACGAAGACAATGAGGAACGTGCCGAATGGGTGGAGGATATTCCGGATGCACCGGCTCATGGACATATTAAAGACCGGGCAGACGTGGTCTATTTTACTGGCTGTGTTTCAGCCTATTTTCCTATGGCCCAGAACATTCCCATGGCTGTGGTGAATATATTTGACGCAGCCAAGGTGGATTTTACCCTGCTGGGTGGAGAAGAATGGTGCTGCGGGTTTCCACTGTTAGGAGCCGGGCTCAGGGATCAGGCAAAAGAGTTAATTGATCATAACCTTGAGGCGGTCCGGGCTAAAGGTGCTCAAAAAGTGGTCTTTTCCTGTCCTTCCTGCTACCAGATGTGGCATGAACATTATCCCCGGGAATTTGAGCTTTACCATATTACGAAATTTGTAAATCAATTGATAACCTCAGGACAACTTGCATTTAATGATTTGTCTTTAAAAGTAACCTATCATGATCCCTGTGACCTGGGGCGCGGAAGCAGAGAATACCAAGCCCCGCGGCAGATTATACGAGCCATCCCGGGAATTGAACTTGTGGAGATGACTAACAATCGTGAAAATTGTCTTTGCTGTGGCGGCGGCGGAAACCTGGAAATGATCGACACAGGACTCTCTTCACAGATTGCTCAGGCAAAAATCAAAGAGGCATTGCAAACTGGAGCCCAGGCAATTGTTACCTCTTGCCAGCAATGTGTACGGACCATGACCACCTATACCAGAAGAAACAAAATTGATATTGAGATCATGGATATTACCCAGTTGCTGCAAAAGGCGATTGCCCAGAAAGAATAG
- a CDS encoding glycine cleavage system protein H: MPEELYYEKNHYWVRIDGDILVMGMDDFAQKMAGDIMFVKIPFAGKKLKAGKKLAQVESGKWLGKVYAPVNGVLIEGNQALETDPMLINKDCYGEGWMYKIKPADMGEVENLIHGSDAVEEWLLADIEKYKED; encoded by the coding sequence ATGCCCGAAGAGTTGTACTATGAAAAAAATCACTACTGGGTGAGAATCGATGGAGACATCCTGGTCATGGGCATGGATGATTTTGCCCAAAAAATGGCCGGAGATATCATGTTCGTAAAAATCCCTTTTGCAGGGAAAAAACTCAAAGCCGGTAAAAAACTGGCACAGGTGGAATCAGGTAAATGGCTGGGAAAAGTTTATGCCCCGGTCAATGGTGTTTTGATTGAAGGAAACCAAGCCCTTGAAACTGATCCTATGCTCATTAACAAGGATTGCTACGGTGAAGGATGGATGTATAAGATTAAACCGGCGGACATGGGCGAAGTAGAGAATCTGATCCATGGCAGTGATGCTGTTGAAGAATGGCTCCTGGCCGACATTGAAAAATATAAAGAAGACTGA